The genomic stretch ACCAGTGCCAGCCCCAGCAGGATTCCTGGTCTACCTGCAAGTCCCTGTCCTCTGAACAGGACAGCCTCGCCAGCCAAAGCACCTCTGACCTGGATGACCTACAGAGCCAGAGCTCTCAGAGCAGCATGGTCAGCCTGGCATCTTCTGGGAAATTGCAGAGCTGCCACACAGGTTTGCTCACACCATACAATGTAAACTGCTGTTCGCTCACAACTGAACAATACTCCAGTTCATCAGAGTCCAAAATCCTTTCACTGGACTCACTGATTCAGTCAGAGTCAGAGAACGACCTGAAAAGAGGCTTTTGTGACTGTGGCCCGCCAACCAACATCTGCAATGTTCTCACTTTAAAGGATGATGAGGACTTCGGCTGCTTTGCACCTCTGAAGAATCTCGGGCCAAAGGTGGTGGTGCCCGAGGATTCCCAGTGGCCAGCTGGTATAGCTGAAGAGAAATCCCCAGCTTTATCTCCTAGAAGGCTTTGCCTGACCTCCTACAACTTTGATGCCCCCAACAACTCTGCTGCACCTGTGAACATCCAGAACGTGCACATTTCTGGCACTGTCTCTGCGAAGGAACAGCGTCCCTGTACGCTTTACACTGTAAAGGTAAAGGCACCTCACTCTGTCACTTTGCTGATAAAGATAGTATGATTTCCAACCTCCTCCTGTTTAACAGTTTGAGACAGTGACTGACGCTGATGATGGCACTCTGCAGCCTGAAGTTTGTCACACTGTCAATCGCAGATACAGCGAATTCCTCAACCTGCAGACACGTTTGGAGGAGAAGCCTGAAATGAAGAAATGTATAAAGAGTAAGAACTGATCCTGAGCTTGAACTAACCACTAAGATTTAATAAATCAAGGCAGGCTGTCAGTCTGTGTTCTGCGTTTCAGATGTTAAAGGCCCAAAGAAAATGTTCCCTGACCTCCCATTCAGCAGTCCAGACAGTGAGAAGGTTGAAGCCCGCAAAAGTCAACTGGATGCATTCCTGAAAGTAGGTACCAGGATTCAGTCTACACCATCAAATATCTGAGTGGTTTTGTAGtgaagttgtttttctttctttccagcAATTAAGCAACATTCCAGAGACAGCCAACAGTGAAGACATGCAGGAGTTTCTTGCTCTCAACACAGAAGCTAGCACATACTTTGGAAGAAAGCCTTTCACCAAGTCAAGAATCGATAAGGTGAGAATAATTCCTCATATTGTTAATGTTGTAAAGAGCATGCTGGATCATTATAATAGCTGTTAGAATGTAGTTgtttaaataaaggaaaatgtaATCTTTAAAATGTGGTTTCCATTACAGATGATGGAAAATGCATTAGACACCTTGAAGACAGCTTTCCCTCATCCTGAGCTGCTCAGTCCAACAGAGGACGAAGGAGACAGTGATGGGAGAACAATAGACAACAAAAAGTACAGGTGAGAACTCCTAAACCAACTTATGTGACTGCATTATTAATAAAGGAAGAAGACTTTATAGGAACTATCAATAAAACCTGTTGGAACCTCATTCATTGTGTTTTGTATTTCAGGAGGCTGATGTTTCCCAGTAAAATTTCACCTTCTCTCAACATACCTGACCTACATCCTAAAGTGACATACTGCTTCAGTGAAGGCAGCACTGTAAGTTTTTCATGCATCATTTAGGCTACCATCCTGaacagtgtttttctttgtgaatAATTAGCTGACTGTGCTTGTTTAGGTGCTGAATGGCATGTCACTGTCTGGCCTGGAGAGCTTTGTCAGTGAGCAGGAAATACTTTTATGTGGAATGAATGAAAAAggcacagacaggcagagctgTAAGCAGCAAGACAAGAAGTCTTCAGGGAAAACTCACGGGACAGGTGGAGGTCACCTGAATTAGTTTTATCCATAGTATTAGTGTTAGCATTTCCTTGCACCCCTAAAAAATAGTGACACATCTTCATCATTCCCCAAGTCCTGGTTAGAAAGCCCCCCTTTCTTCTAATGGAGTGTGTCaagctttgttttgtgttttaacatTCATCTGAATATGCCCATTGTTGTGAAGAAATAAATAtggaatttgtgtgtgtgtgctgcagacacagctgtgGCAGATGTTGCTTTGaacatcctgtgtctgctgatGAAGGATCAGTGGAGTTGGCTGTGCACTGAGAACATACAGAAGACCATCAGACTGCTATTTGGCACCTTTATTGAGAGGTTGGTGCTTTTTAGTCCTATTGTATGAACCCTGATCTTTCATGTAGCTGGATACTTAAAGACAAATGTAGGTGATAGCTAATAGTAGTACATGAGGTGCTTGGTGTTGGCCTCCAGTTTTAGACTTGATATCTGCCTTTAAGACATTTTAGACTCACTCAGCATGTCTGTAAATTGCTTTATTTAATTCCTTTATACATTTCCGTTTCAGATGGTTGGATGTGGGTGTTGCCCACCTCACTAGTGCCTCCTGCTGGGTGATATATCTACAAGTGCTGCAGGAAGCTGTATGGCCAGGCGGCACGCTGCCAGCTCAACCACGGCCCGAGCGAAGTGCAGCAGAAAGAGAGCAAGCCAAGGAGCAGTGTTTGGACTGCCTGATGCAGCTCCTACCAGGTCTGTTGGAGCTGCTGAAtccaacagcagcatcaacatcAACAGCTGTTAAATGTAAACAGCTTGTGTTTCATTATTGTTGCTTCAACAGAGCTCATCACTGACATACTGGGTAGTGAGAAGTACAGACTGAGTTTGGAGACCATGCTGGAGTCTTTTCAGGACCACCATATAAACAAGTGAGTCATCAACACAACTGCTGAGTCTCTGCTAATCATATGTATGTAAAAGAAAAAGCATAATTTACTAAAATATGTCTATTTTCATGCTGTATATGATCAATATAAGCATCTGCATTAGAGCTGATGTCAGCCCTCACCTTGTGTGATTATCTGCAGACATCTGATCTACtgcatctgtgacctgctgctggagctgctggtcCCTGAGTCGTGTGACAAGGCCTTCCAGAAGTCTCTGCTGCAGAGTTTGGCtaaggacacagagagagacaatctTCACATGTGATCAGCACATTATACACTCTGATACCTCTGAAATAGTTCAATAAAGCAATTTAAAAATCCAGACTACAGATCTTAGGTACTGATATACTTACTTTGACTGAAAACAACAGAACGTAGAGAATTGTTCCTcaataaaacacaggaaaagagTGAACACCACTTAGTAAACTTTAATCTGTGGCTGAGGATGTGTCATAGAAGATGGAtattatataatttataatttTTACTtacatataataaaaaataaaggagaTTTGAGACAaaggcttttgttgcattttgttttttttgtttcctgagCTACTAGAGTCCTGAGGACCCCAagaatcatttttaaacagGAGCAAAAGCAAAACTTTTTGTTCTCTAGTAGCTTTATCAGCTTTAACACATGAATGAGTAGAGTTTTGCTGCATCCAAGTGCTGGAATGGTGTCACTGCAATGAATAACCTTATGTGAAGAACATTTTCTAAAAGCAAAAAACGAAACAAAAATGCCAATTAGTGTATtccagtaaaaataataatggacAAAACCACAACAGTGGAATTTTTCCCATTTAaacctgcttgtgtgtgtattatcAGTCCAAACAAGGATTAATTAACGTATATTTTACAGGGGCACACAAAATCCTAACATGTTATCGCTTAGCTAaatcccctctctttctctctctctctctctccctccccccctctctctcgcAGTAAAACATTACATAAAGTCTTATGTAACAGCGCAGCTGCGTGCTGTTCCGGTGGCAGCTCTGTGCGGTGGTGAGCGCTTTATGGTCCTGCAGGACgcagatacagatacagagaGCAGGACCTGCATCC from Parambassis ranga chromosome 14, fParRan2.1, whole genome shotgun sequence encodes the following:
- the snx19a gene encoding sorting nexin-19a: MPSTSSSHQWTLSELFGQRRLLGLGALLAWLVLFHLLVNVWLLCVFTSLLVVLGSWLGSRAVLDANSLLHLEHFLPLGKVSPPLHSPEHEWRLNHEIHNAVHKAVRDFVSSWYHTLVPEVEGEFERAVCNSMLESVMELKERARCVDRKVLVRRLLELYGCHLQSYMTARQIQSMQKESIGLWQLYSEVDAPHPAVNNTASELSYSRALVNLVLHVLVPYPQMETRTGGYVVTELITCNVLLPLISRVSDPDWLNQTIVDIFTRSRDAQEIGIDDLSAVALYQCQPQQDSWSTCKSLSSEQDSLASQSTSDLDDLQSQSSQSSMVSLASSGKLQSCHTGLLTPYNVNCCSLTTEQYSSSSESKILSLDSLIQSESENDLKRGFCDCGPPTNICNVLTLKDDEDFGCFAPLKNLGPKVVVPEDSQWPAGIAEEKSPALSPRRLCLTSYNFDAPNNSAAPVNIQNVHISGTVSAKEQRPCTLYTVKFETVTDADDGTLQPEVCHTVNRRYSEFLNLQTRLEEKPEMKKCIKNVKGPKKMFPDLPFSSPDSEKVEARKSQLDAFLKQLSNIPETANSEDMQEFLALNTEASTYFGRKPFTKSRIDKMMENALDTLKTAFPHPELLSPTEDEGDSDGRTIDNKKYRRLMFPSKISPSLNIPDLHPKVTYCFSEGSTVLNGMSLSGLESFVSEQEILLCGMNEKGTDRQSCKQQDKKSSGKTHGTDTAVADVALNILCLLMKDQWSWLCTENIQKTIRLLFGTFIERWLDVGVAHLTSASCWVIYLQVLQEAVWPGGTLPAQPRPERSAAEREQAKEQCLDCLMQLLPELITDILGSEKYRLSLETMLESFQDHHINKHLIYCICDLLLELLVPESCDKAFQKSLLQSLAKDTERDNLHM